Proteins encoded within one genomic window of Candidatus Thiodiazotropha endoloripes:
- the cyoE gene encoding heme o synthase → MATSDLTARQSVGFAWQHYYELTKPKVVLLIAFTALVGMLLSKQGIVPWQPMLFGLLGISLAAACGAVVNHIVDQRIDKMMDRTQRRPIPSGHMDSQHAGSFALLLGMVSISMLYFLVNPLTALLTFLALIGYALIYTRFLKRTTPQNIVWGGLAGAAPPLLGWAAITGEVTIEAFLLMLIIFVWTPPHFWPLAIHRRDDYAKADIPMLPVTHGVDFTKQQILIYSIMLLAVTLLPFVVHMSGYLYLSGAIALGIGFVYHAVKLLHSPGRTHAMKTFGYSILYLSLLFTLLLADHYIMLI, encoded by the coding sequence ATGGCCACCAGTGATCTTACCGCCCGCCAATCCGTTGGTTTTGCCTGGCAGCACTACTATGAACTGACCAAACCCAAGGTGGTGTTGTTGATCGCCTTTACTGCACTGGTCGGCATGCTGCTGTCAAAACAGGGCATAGTCCCCTGGCAACCGATGTTGTTCGGGCTGCTCGGCATCTCTTTGGCAGCGGCCTGTGGGGCGGTGGTCAACCATATTGTCGATCAGCGAATTGATAAAATGATGGACCGCACCCAGCGTCGACCAATCCCCAGCGGCCACATGGACAGTCAGCATGCGGGCAGTTTTGCCCTGTTACTGGGTATGGTTTCGATCTCCATGCTCTATTTCCTGGTAAATCCGCTGACTGCACTGCTGACATTCCTGGCGCTGATCGGTTATGCACTGATCTATACCCGTTTTCTGAAACGCACCACTCCGCAAAATATCGTCTGGGGGGGCTTGGCCGGTGCTGCGCCTCCACTGCTCGGTTGGGCTGCGATTACCGGCGAGGTGACCATCGAGGCCTTTCTGCTGATGTTGATCATCTTTGTATGGACCCCACCCCACTTCTGGCCGCTGGCGATCCACCGGCGCGATGACTATGCCAAGGCGGACATTCCGATGTTGCCGGTAACCCATGGTGTCGACTTTACCAAGCAGCAGATTCTGATCTACAGCATCATGTTGCTGGCCGTTACGCTGCTGCCCTTCGTGGTGCATATGAGTGGCTATCTCTATTTGAGCGGTGCCATCGCACTTGGTATCGGTTTTGTCTATCACGCAGTCAAACTGCTGCATAGCCCGGGTCGTACCCATGCGATGAAAACCTTTGGCTACTCAATCCTCTATTTGAGCCTGCTCTTCACACTGTTACTGGCAGATCACTACATCATGCTGATCTGA
- a CDS encoding SURF1 family protein: protein MVIVTPLLCSLGFWQLDRAEQKRTQATALEMRRKMPPISLTDSSRPETDQLLYRQVNLQGEFLTERTILIANRKHLGKTGFHVVTPLQLSASGELVLVNRGWTAVTPSTDNESLSNHSGQLTIAGEITIPQAPAIELTPTDDAAQLQPHWPYLTLERYHQWSGLEVLPILVLQTSEDDQDFIRQWPTPKVSDLMHIGYAIQWFAFAIIALLVWLRLSYQKVANEIP from the coding sequence ATGGTAATTGTAACCCCCCTGTTATGCAGTCTTGGATTCTGGCAACTCGATCGTGCCGAGCAGAAACGCACCCAGGCCACTGCCTTGGAGATGCGCCGTAAGATGCCCCCGATTTCGCTGACCGATTCTTCACGACCTGAAACAGATCAACTTCTATACAGACAGGTAAATCTGCAAGGTGAATTCCTGACCGAGAGAACCATCTTAATTGCCAATCGCAAACACTTGGGTAAAACCGGATTTCATGTGGTGACACCACTGCAACTCTCAGCCAGCGGCGAACTGGTCCTGGTAAATCGTGGTTGGACTGCAGTGACACCTTCCACAGACAACGAATCACTGTCCAACCACAGTGGCCAGCTGACCATAGCTGGAGAGATCACCATTCCCCAAGCTCCTGCGATAGAGCTTACGCCAACCGACGACGCTGCTCAGTTACAGCCACACTGGCCCTATCTGACTCTGGAGCGTTATCACCAATGGTCAGGTTTGGAGGTATTACCCATTCTGGTACTGCAGACATCTGAAGATGATCAGGATTTCATCCGCCAATGGCCAACACCGAAAGTCAGTGATCTGATGCATATCGGCTATGCCATCCAGTGGTTTGCTTTCGCTATCATCGCTCTACTTGTCTGGCTGCGTCTCTCCTATCAAAAGGTGGCAAACGAAATCCCATGA